In one Cervus elaphus chromosome 9, mCerEla1.1, whole genome shotgun sequence genomic region, the following are encoded:
- the LOC122699965 gene encoding olfactory receptor 7A17-like isoform X1, whose amino-acid sequence MEPRNDTQISEFLLLGFSEEPELQPLIFGLFLSMYLITVFGNLLIILLVSSDSHLHTPMYFFLSNLSFVDICFTSTTIPKMLWNIKTQSKVITYEGCITQIYFFILSAVLDIFLLTVMAYDRFVAICHPLYYTVIMNPRLCVLLVVMSWIVCILNSLLQSLMLLRLSFCTDVKVPNFFCDLSQMIQLACSDTFLNNMVMYFASVLWGGGPLAGIIYSYSKIVSSIHKISSSQGKYKAFTTCASHLLIVSLFFCTSLGVYLSSAATHGSQSSTTASVMYTAVTPMLNPFIYSLRNKDIKGAMKRFFVMESLKRPIILGLERCPWLKGSKLQSVVVIL is encoded by the coding sequence ATGGAACCACGTAATGATACACAAATTTCAGAATTTCTCCTTCTGGGATTTTCAGAGGAACCAGAACTGCAGCCCCTCATATTTGGGCTTTTCCTCTCCATGTACCTGATCACTGTGTTTggaaacctgctcatcatcctgCTTGTCAGCTcagactcccacctccacacccccatgtacttcttcctctccaatcTGTCTTTTGTAGACATCTGCttcacctccaccaccatcccaAAGATGCTGTGGAACATCAAAACTCAGAGCAAAGTTATAACCTATGAAGGTTGCAtcacacaaatttattttttcatactctCTGCAGTATTGGACATCTTTCTCTTGACTGTAATGGCCTATGACCGGTttgtggccatctgccaccccctgTATTACACAGTCATTATGAACCCCCGGCTCTGTGTACTGCTGGTTGTGATGTCCTGGATAGTGTGTATATTGAATTCCTTGTTACAAAGTTTAATGTTGTTGAGGCTTTCCTTTTGCACAGATGTGAAAGTCCCCAACTTTTTTTGTGACCTCAGTCAAATGATCCAACTTGCCTGTTCTGACACATTTCTTAATAACATGGTGATGTATTTTGCAAGTGTCCTGTGGGGTGGTGGTCCCCTGGCTGGTATCATTTACTCTTACTCTAAGATAGTTTCCTCTATACATAAAATCTCATCATCTCAAGGGAAGTATAAAGCATTTACTACATGTGCATCTCACCTCTTAATTGTCTCCTTATTTTTTTGTACAAGCCTAGGAGTGTACCTTAGCTCTGCTGCTACCCACGGCTCACAGTCAAGTACAACAGCCTCCGTGATGTACACTGCAGTcacacccatgctgaaccccttcatctaTAGTCTGAGGAACAAAGACATAAAGGGGGCTATGAAGAGATTCTTTGTGATGGAAAGTCTTAAAAGGCCAATTATTCTGGGTCTGGAGAGGTGCCCATGGCTTAAGGGATCAAAGCTTCAGTCAGTAGTTGTGATTCTTTAA